The genomic region TGTCCTCATAAATGAACATTCCGTCCGGCTTACCTGCTTCCCTAAAAAGCACCTCGTAGTGCTGAATATAAAAATTTGTGTACACTTCGCAAAAATCCTTTAACCACTCCGGTTCCAGGAGCATGGCAGGCAGAAAATACTCATCGCCTATTGTGTTCCTCATTAACTCAAAAATAAAAAGGTCTCCCAGCACAACAAACTTACCGGTCTTTCTTACTTTTTCAAGATTGTTCTTTGTTCTCTGAATATTCAGCCTGTTTTTATCGAGTGAAAGGAGCGGCTCGCGGTAACTCTTTTCCCATACTTCACGGCTTGTCATTTCAAACCCGATATGTTCGGGAGTTCCTGATTTATGCTTCCATAGTTTCATTGAAGCGCCGTTACCGTTCTTTATTACCCGCCAATCAACGGTTTCCTCGAGAATTTCTTTTTTCCCCGGCGAAGACATATAATCTATCCAACCGCCGGCGCTGATAATATCATAATTAAAATACTCTTCCGGTCTTTCTTCTCCGGGATACCCTTCCTTGGACCAGTAATCAGGTATGGTCTCAGGCCAAAAATGCTCATAAACTCCGAATCTTTCCGCCGGTTTTTTATTCAGTATCGCTGTGATTATCTCTTTTGATGTCATTTGCCGCTCCTGAAATAGATTACTTTAAAAAAATCTCAATTACCGGAACTTCAACCATAGGTTTCAACTCTGGTAAAGTCAGACACGCCTGGTTCTTCTTGACTTTTACATTCCAGGTACTGCTGGTTTTGAACTGTACTTCCGAAGCGTCGTTTAATAACTGGGCGTATCCTATCTTATCCGCAAAATCAAGATAGATGTGTTTTGACGGCCAGCTGAATAAGTGGACGTAAAGGCGTTTTGTTTCCGGATTGTACGTAAGCCTGCAATCCTTCGGGCAGATAAATTCTTTTGGGGCTTCTGTACAGCCGTAGATGGAGCGGGAGTGGCGTTTCATCCATTCACCCAGCCCGTCTAATCTGTAAATTGCGCGGGAATCAAACTCACCCCTGGCGTTCGGGCCTACATTCAATAAAAGATTACCGCCTTTGCTGACGGTGTCAATAAGGAGTTTAATGCATGTCTCAGTTGATTTCCAGGTTTGTTCGTCCCTGTGATAGCCCCAGGAGCCGCTGAAAGTATGACAGACCTCCCATGTAACTTTTTTCCCCTTAACTGTATGCCATTCTGCCGGCTGGTTCTGTTCCGGGGTGAATGTATCCTGAGGTATTTGCAAACGGTCGTTTATAACTATCCCCGGCTGGTTTTTGCGTATCATTTTTATGAGCTCTTCACTGCCCCATTCTTTTTTTCCTTTGCCTTTGAATTCTCCTTTAGGTGCGATGGAGAAGTCAAACCAGATAATGTCAATTTTTCCGAATAAAGTTGTAAGTTCTTCAACCTGTCCGTAAAGGTATTTTCTGTAATTAGCCATGTTTTTTTTAGATTCATTCTTGAGGTATTCTTTGTTATTTCTCATGGGATGGCAGTTATCAACCGTGTAATCCGGATGAGACCAGTCGAGAAGGGAGTGATAGAACCCAACTTTAATTCCTCTGTTCCTGAAAGCGTTTACCATCGGGGTGAGGAGATCTTTCCCGTAAAGAGGCGTTTCGGACGCTTTATAATCAGTGTATTTTGTGTCCCAGAGACAAAAGCCCTCATGATGTTTGGTTGTTATTACAAAATATTTCATTCCTGCCTTGGCTGCTGCGTCTGCCCATGCTTCCGGGTTGTAGAGATCAGGTTCAAAATGGTCAAAATACTTCTGGTAATCTTTTTCCGGTATGCCTTCATAGCTCCGCACCCATTCGTGGCGCGCAGGAAGTGAGTAAAGCCCCCAGTGAATGAACATCCCAAACCGGTCATGAGTGAACCAGGATGTATCGC from Candidatus Firestonebacteria bacterium RIFOXYD2_FULL_39_29 harbors:
- a CDS encoding alpha-L-fucosidase gives rise to the protein MSDSILKQKGDTSWFTHDRFGMFIHWGLYSLPARHEWVRSYEGIPEKDYQKYFDHFEPDLYNPEAWADAAAKAGMKYFVITTKHHEGFCLWDTKYTDYKASETPLYGKDLLTPMVNAFRNRGIKVGFYHSLLDWSHPDYTVDNCHPMRNNKEYLKNESKKNMANYRKYLYGQVEELTTLFGKIDIIWFDFSIAPKGEFKGKGKKEWGSEELIKMIRKNQPGIVINDRLQIPQDTFTPEQNQPAEWHTVKGKKVTWEVCHTFSGSWGYHRDEQTWKSTETCIKLLIDTVSKGGNLLLNVGPNARGEFDSRAIYRLDGLGEWMKRHSRSIYGCTEAPKEFICPKDCRLTYNPETKRLYVHLFSWPSKHIYLDFADKIGYAQLLNDASEVQFKTSSTWNVKVKKNQACLTLPELKPMVEVPVIEIFLK